The DNA sequence cCAGCCGCTGCCACTGGGCGAGACCgacgaatgaattaagaaacagatgaagatattAGGACACAGGTCACCTTCGATGACCtcgcctctctcaagttacaaactctgGTTAACCAATGTTCTAGGAAACATATCAAAAAGTCACAAAATCTGGTTAACCAATGAACTAAGGAAAACATATTTACAATTTTTCAACTTGTCAAGTTGTCTCGTTTTCATAAATCAGTGTCTTGATTTGAATCAATTTCTCTGTCTCAGAAGGAGCGACTGGTATATCGTACTCTGTAATATACGCAAGCGTTTGACACTTCTTTTCCGTTTccttatggttatatatatatataatatatatatatatatatatatatatatatatatatatatatatatatatatatatatatatatatattcctatgagtccatggggaaaatgaaacacgataagttcccaagtgtattttcgtgtaataatcacatcatcaggggagacactatagaaatatagcagtcagttgatatacaacgaagagacgtagataggacgccatttggtaaatatgtgattgtccaagacggacAACGAGCGTCATTGTAtacccaaatggcgtcttagctacgtctcttcgttgtatatcaactgactgctatatttctcgtTTCacttgatgtgatcattacatgaaagtgcacttgggaacttatagtgcttcattttccccgtggactcgtagtaatatacttgatcacgcgcaaaattgtgatcctttatatATGTAAGATGAAAGCAAATTGAAGCTGTTACCTCCTGAGATTGCGTGAGGAGCGACTGTTTTGATGTCGTTgtaattcatgtatatataaacatttcttcTGCCCTGTGAGGACCACGGTGTATTCAGGTATATGGGTCAGTTGGTTGCGAGAGATGTCCACGTACCAAAGATCAGGGATCTCGCTAAAGGTTCCTGGGATGAGGAGAGACGTAGGTGAAGTTATTTTagtaaggcagagagagagagagagagagagagatctaggtcTGATAGTCAACCATGCAAGATTTCCAACTGTTTATGTAGTTAGGAAGTTTAATGCTGTCCGAAGCACGAAGATTTTTTGATGGATGAGAggatgtggtgagggttggtggtgtgtgtgtgtggtgagggctggtggtgaaggGTGATAGCAAGCTGTAGCAAGGACTACCGCTAACTTGTGACGTTCTCTGCTAATTGCTAAATAACTTCTAACTCTGCTACTAACCCAGACGTCCACCACTAGCCTGACATACGCGGTCAGACTGGTAGATACCTCACGACAAAACTTAATGTAACCTGAATTATTCTGATCTCGGATGGATTGGTAAGGTaagaaatacgagagagagagagagagagagagagagagagagagagagagagagagagagagagagagagagatacctgaAGATATTTTCTGAAGGTTGGTCTTGAGGAAAAAGATCTTCCTCAGTGAGGGCATGGCGACGAAGGCATCCTTCGGGAGGGAGCCAAAGGGATTATTCCCAATATGCAGCCTCTGCAGGGTCTTCGATGCCATCGGCTGCCACTCTGGGATGTCGTTGTGGTTGAGGCGTAATTCTCTAAGGTTGGTGAAGCGTTCTATCTCCTGGAAGGGGAAAGATGTTAtcttgttgtggtggaggaccaTCGTGGTTGCTGTAGAGTAGCTCCCGAAGAAggccccttcctccaccttctccagGTCGCCGTACATAACGTATATCCCTTCGAAGGAGTTCTCCCCGAAGACCCCAGCTCTCAGCACCTTTAGGTTGACGTTGCCCGTTATAGTGAAGTTGCGGAATTGTGGGAAGGGGAAGTGAGCACCGAAGATCTGGGCAAGCTCGGCCTCGCTCGCCACAGCTGAGCAATCCAAGTCCATGATATAATCTTCACTTGCATAACAAACGCAGGGGAAAATGTCATGCTCTGCAGGGCATGGTAGGGAGCTTGGAACGTCCATGATATTTTGGCTTACTGCAGCATCGCCACCATAACCTCTTCCCCAGTAAGACCCCAGTACAAGAAGGACTTCGTACCCGTGCAAGCGCCCCATGTCACAGTGAGCAGAACAGCTCGAAACTTCGCAATTGGAAGAGGAAGATACACTCGGTAATACTATCACTGAGGTGTGTGCCAAGTCTGGGAGGATACTGTGATGCAGGGAGGTGGTGGTCGACACAGCTGGTCTGGATGGTCGCTCTGGACATACTAGCAAAAGCTCAGTAGTGAGGGGATGACGTAGTGCTTGGGAACAGAACCAGACTCTTGTTGTGATAGCCTGGGAGCGATGTATCCCGTGTGTGAGGGTGCGTTTGTGTGCTTGGTCTGATAATGACGTTCTTGAAGGACACCACTCGCTCACCctgtgctttctctctctctctctctctctctctctctctctctctctctctctctctctctctctctctctctctctctctccagggtgaGCAATGAGCCAGCACCTCTCTGCCTTTCGTGTGTCACTCCTTTGACCCCGAGAAAAACTGTCTTCTTTTCATTCCGTGTTACCCTCAGCGTGAGCTTCCTGTTATTCAATCCACGAAAGTTCAGTCTCGCGTAGAACACTGTGACGTGACGCGCACGAGTATATCTTCGTAACAgcatattttcctgtggtgaaagCTACGTCTTTTGGCAATGTCGTATTGTAGGTACTCGTCAGTACTCCCTCAGTCTCTGTTACCATACAAACCCAAGACTTTTTAggcttttatacacacacacacacgcaggtcaGTGCCAATATTACCCATAACTGTTTAGACAGTTCTtgaacgctacttcgctaatgagggaaatggagaatatttaTGGAAGATCACGTAAGAAATGTGATCACCATAGATACGGGGTCAGGGGTCATCAAAGTATCAAATGACCAAAGCCTTTTGTCGGATGGCCACAGgcaagggtcagaggtcaggtcatgaatTATTTCACACTTGTAGATGTTGGCATATCTTTTGATTACGAAAGGATCTAATTTGTGCATAACTAAACTTATGTTGAGATTACGAACGAAATTGGGTCTCCACTCTGAATTTAGAATTCGTCACTATTATCACATTTTGGTTAAGGAGCAACTCTGTCCTTTGGTGATATTCTCGAGACGTCGTGGATAAGGATAGCTACAGGAAGGAGGGGTTTATCTATATCTTCAATACACACGCATCTTCGTCTgtgattttccttttctttctgtcGGTTACAATTCGTATCACAGTTTAGTACAGGTCTCCCCGGTCTTCTGTGACTTAGTTATCGTGTTTATCTTCGTGTCACGGCTTATCTGTTGGTCTTTCATGTCGTTCATGTTTGATACACTGTCGCAATTCAAGGCTGTACCCTTGGACTTTACTCGTGAGTAAACCCAAAGTCGCTTGCGGTTGTCTCGTGAGTTAAACAGAGACATTTGCAGTTGACTCACGAGTTAAACCAAGAGTCATTCTACACCAGTACGTATTTCAGGGTCGAGCA is a window from the Panulirus ornatus isolate Po-2019 chromosome 3, ASM3632096v1, whole genome shotgun sequence genome containing:
- the LOC139760348 gene encoding oplophorus-luciferin 2-monooxygenase non-catalytic subunit-like, with protein sequence MGRLHGYEVLLVLGSYWGRGYGGDAAVSQNIMDVPSSLPCPAEHDIFPCVCYASEDYIMDLDCSAVASEAELAQIFGAHFPFPQFRNFTITGNVNLKVLRAGVFGENSFEGIYVMYGDLEKVEEGAFFGSYSTATTMVLHHNKITSFPFQEIERFTNLRELRLNHNDIPEWQPMASKTLQRLHIGNNPFGSLPKDAFVAMPSLRKIFFLKTNLQKISSGTFSEIPDLWYVDISRNQLTHIPEYTVVLTGQKKCLYIHELQRHQNSRSSRNLRSVLLRRPDLPAQQPTDGGTGGGVASAAGDWRQTTAYR